In Bradyrhizobium sp. WBOS07, the genomic window GGTCGGCAGCATCAGCTCGAAGACACAGCCTTCCGCCTGCAGGCGGCCGATCGTTGCGCCGAACACGCCGAGATGATGCCTGACCTCGCTGCGGCGGCTGCCGGGCAGCACCAGCAGCACCGGTGGCTCGCCGTTGCGGCGCGCCTGCTCCTCGGCGCTCGGCCGCAGCGAGGACAATTGCTCGATCAGGGGATGGCCGACATAGCTGCATGGCGGTCCGCCGAGCTTGCGGTATTCCTCCGGCTCGAACGGCAACAGGCCCAGCACATGGTCGACATAGCCGAGCATGGTGCGCGCCCGTCCCGGCCGCCACGCCCAGAGCTGCGGCGAGACGTAATCGACGATCGGAATCGCGGAATTCTTCGCGCGCACGCGGCGGGCAACGCGATGGGTGAAATCGGGGCTGTCGATGATGACGAGCGCGTCCGGCGCGGCTTCCAGCACGGCATCCACGGTTTGGCGGATCAACCGCAATATCTTCGGCAATTGCTGCACCACCGCGGCGAAGCCGACGATCGACAGCTCCTCGATCGGAAACAGCGATTCGAGCCCCTCGCGCGCCATGGTGCGGCCGCCGACGCCGACGAATTCGACGCCGTCGCCGAGGCGCTGGCGCAGCACCTTCATCAAGGCGCTGCCGAGCCGGTCGCCGGATTCCTCGGTGGCGATCAGGCAGATCCGGCGCTTAGGATCGCGCGACTGCATCACGCCGGCAGACCGATGACGAAGAGATATTTGGCGTTGGCCAGCGCGATCATCGCCTGCGGCTCGGCCGCGATGGTGTTGCCGGCGATGACGGCGATGCCGGCGAGCCCTGCGGCGGCCACGCCTTCGAGCGTGCGCGGGCCGATCGTCGGCAGGTCGAAGCGCAGGTCCTGGCCGCTCTTCGGCGCCTTCACCAGCACGCCGCGGCCGGCCGCCGCGCGAATGCGTCCCTCCTCGCGCAGCCGCGCCACGCGCGCGAGCAGCGCGTCGGTGCCCTCGATGTCCTCGACCGCCACCACATGGCCGTCGATCACCACCGCCGCCTGGCCGATGTCGAACGGGCCGAGCGCGGTCAGCACCGCACGGCCCCGCTCGATGTCGGCCTTGCTGTTGTCGTTCGGCCAGGCGCGGCTGATGCAGCCCTCCGGCATCAGGAGATCCGGGGCGACATCCTTGATGCCGACCATGCGAAAGCCGTCCTGCTCGAGGAGGCGGCCGACGCCGGACAGGAGATGATCGTCGCCGCCGCGAAAGGCGCGGATGACGTTGCCGAGCAGGCGCAGCGTCTTGACGTCGAACCGGATCTCCGCGAGCGAGGGGCGCACCAGGGTGCCGATGAAGATCAGGTCGCGGCAGCCCTCCTCGCGAAACAGCCGCATCGCACGGCCGAGCTGGCCGACCGAGATCCAGCGGTGACGGAATTTCTCGACCCGGGCCGGATCGCAGGCCCCGCGAAGCGGAAACAGCACCGGCGTGATACCGCGGGCGGCGAGCGAGTCGGCAACCGCGAACGGCATGGCGCCGCCGCCGGCGACGATGCCGACCGGCGATGAGACCTGCGAAGCCGCCGATGTCATGCCCGGGGCCATCCCAAGGTCACTTCGCGATGGCGGGAAGGCAGAGCGGGCGTTTGCCCTTGCCGATGAAGTCGAGGATTTCCGCGATCGCCGGATCCTCGCCCGCGAGCGGCCTGGATGCCTCCAACCGCTCGGCGAAGGTACCGGGGCCGAGGAAGAGTTTCTGGTAGAATCCACGCACCGTCGCCAGCCGCTGCTTGGTGAACTTGCGCCGCTTCATGCCGATCAGGTTGAGGCCTTCCAGCACCGCATATTGGCCGTTGACGAGGCCGAACGGGATGATGTCGTCGCGCACGCCACAGACGCCGCCGACCATGACCTGAGGCCCGATGCGGGTGAACTGGTGCACGGCGGACAGGCCGCCGATGAAGACGAAGTCGCCGATCTCGCAATGACCGCCGAGCGTCGCCGAGGTCGCGAAGATCACGTCATTGCCGACATGGCAGTCATGGCCGACGTGGCTGCAATTCATGAAGTAGCCGCGATCGCCGACCGTGGTGATGCCGCCGCCGGCGACGGTGCCGGCGTTCATCGTCACGGATTCCCGGATGGTGCAGCCCGATCCGATCTTGAGCTTCGTCAGCTCGCCCCGGTAGCTGAGCGACTGCGGCGGCGTGCCGAGCGAGGCAAAAGGATAGATGGTGCAATCGTCGCCGATACTCGTCTGCGCCGTGACATGCACATGCCCGATCAGCTTGCAGTTCGCGCCGATCACGACATTCGGGCCGATGATGCAATAGGGCCCGATCTCGGTACCCTCGCCGATCACGGCGCCGTCCGCGACCCGTGCGGTGGGATCAATCCTGCTCATCAAGCAATCTTACTCGTCAGGAAGTTCTGATTATGTGTTGAAGTCATTCGGTTTTCCGGTGGTTACCGCGTCTATGCCCGATCTGTCCAGTGACGTATCATCTCGCCGTGTTTCAAGTATCGGATGAGGCGGCCGTCCCGGTCCGCCCCGGAGTTCATGCGGAGCTTCAACACCCGTGGTCAGGGCCTTGGCACTTCTGCTCGCACAGCTCGCGGCCGCGCCGATCGTATCCGAGACGGTCGAGACCGGCGATCGCCGACCGGTCGACCTCGCGGCATTCGAATGCCGCGACATCAATCGCAGCACCGTGCTTCAGCGTGTCTGCTACGACCGCGCGCGGCACGCTCTCGTCGTCGCGACCGGCGGCTCCTATGTGCGCTATTGCGGCGTCGCCGCCGAGACGGTCGACCGCCTGCTCGGCGCGCCGTCCATGGGCCAGTTCTTCAACCGGCACATCCGGCGCGAGGCCGCCGGCGGCCGCTACGATTGCAGCGCCTGAGCCCCCACCGCTGGGCCCGGAGCCGCTCAGTCCGTCAGCATGGCCCCGACATCGGCCTCGGCGACGACGACGCCATTGACCTTGGCATCGCCGTGAAACCACCACATCGCCTTGCGGCGCCCGAGCGAGCGCATGTGATACTCGATGGTGTCGCCGGGCAGCACCGGCTTGCGGAACTTGCACTTGTCGATGGTGAGAAAATAGACCGCGCGCGGCTTCTCGGTGCCTTCGACCGACTTGATGCCGATCACGCCGGCGGTCTGCGCCATCGCCTCGATCATCATGACGCCGGGATAGACCGGGCGCTCCGGGAAATGTCCCTGGAAGGCCGGCTCGTTGAAGGTGACGTTCTTGATGCCGATACCGCTGTAGTCGGCGCGGATGTTGATCACGCGATCGATCAACAGCATCGGAAAGCGGTGCGGCAGGGTCTGGAGGATGGCATTGATATCCACCAGCTCGAACTTCACAGGTGATTCCGCCGTCATTCCCGTCCCTCGTCCTTCGCATCGGCCTTGCTGTCGCGCACCAGGCGCTCCACCGCGATGATCTCCTTGAACCATTGCTTGGTCGGCTTGGCAAAGAAGCCACCCCAGCGTCCCCCCGGCGGGATGTCGTCCTTGACGCCGCTCATCGCGGTGACCTGGGCTCCATCTCCGATCTTGAGGTGGTTGTTGATGCCAACCTTTGCTCCGAGCGCCACGTTGTCGCCGATGGTCAGGCTACCGGCGAGGCCGATCTGGGCCGCCAGCAAACAGTGCCGGCCAATGGTCACATTGTGGCCGATCTGGACCTGATTGTCGATTTTGGTCCCCTCGCCGATCACGGTGTCACGCAGGCTGCCACGGTCGATCGTGGTCCCGGCGCCGACCTCGACATCGTTCTGAATCAGGACCCGGCCGGTCTGCGGCACTTTCAGATGGCCCTCGGGGCCGAAGAAGATGAAGCCGTAGCCGTCCTGGCCGATCGAGCAGCCGGGATGGATCAGGACGTTGTTGCCGATCAGGGCGCACTGGATCACGGTCCGGGCACCGACGTTGCAGTCCCGGCCGATCTTGACCCCGGGACCGATCACCGCCCCGACGCCGACCACGGTGCCGCTGCCGATCTCCACATCCGGGCCGATCACCGCCAGGGGGTCGACGATCACGCCGTCCTCGAGCCGGGCCGAGGGATCGATGATCGCCGACGGTGCGATACCGTCATTGCCGACCCAGGATTGCGGCCTCAGCGCGTCCCCGTGCCATTCCCGCGCGATCCTGACGAAGGCCCGGAACGGCTGCGCCACCCGCAGCACGGCCACATGGGCGGGCACCTGGGCCTCGAAGCGCGGGCTGACCAGGCAAGCGCCGGCCTTGGTCGCCTTCAACTCGTCGGCATATTTGAGGTTGTCGAAGAACGCCAGATGCATCGGGCCCGCTTCGTCGAGCGAAGCAAGGCCGGTGATGACGTGGCCGCCCCTGCCGGGATCGACCAGCTCGGCCTTTGCCAGCGTGGCAATGTCGGCCAGCCCTAAGGCAGGCGGCTTTGTGAAGAAGATCGGCTGCGCCATTCCACCCCGTCGCGGTCCGGCTTCGGCATGAAGCGGTCAGGCCGCATCATGCCCCATCTCTTGGAATGGCACGATCCCCTTCGGAAACCGGCTCCATTGATCCGGATCGTGCCGTGCTGATCGAACTAGAACGTGGTGCCGCCGCCGAACCGGAATTCCTGCGTACGGTCGTACTTGCCCTTGCTGAGCGGCACGGCGTAGTCGAAGCGCAGCGGACCGAACGGCGACTGCCAGATCAGGCCGACACCAACCGACGAGCGGATGACCTTGCTGTCGTCATAGACGAGGCCGGTACAGGTCCCCGTCGTTGACGGGTTGATGCTCGACGGGATGCAGCCCGGCGCATTGACTTCGTTGGTCGTGGTCCAGCTCGTCGGTCCCTTATAGTCGTAGAGGCCGCCGGCATCGGCATAGACCGCGCCCTTCAGACCCACTTCCTTCGGCAGGAACCAGAACGGCATCTGCAGTTCGAGCGAAGCGCCCCAGTACTTGGTGCCACCGAGCGCGTCGCGCGAACCGAACGGGTTCAAGTCACGCGGGCCGATGCCGTTGGGAGCAAAGCCGCGGACCAGGTTCGGACCCATCTGGAAATGGTCGAGCATCCGCAGATCGTCGTTCATCTTGGTCAGAATGCCGCCCTGCAGACGGACAAGACCGACGATGTCGGACACCAGCGGGGCGTAGTACTTTCCGTCCGCCACGGTCTTCAGATAGGACACGTCGCCGCCGACGCCGGCGAAATCCTGCCGGAAGTCGATGAGCAGACCGTCGGTCGGGTTCTTGTTGTTGTCGAGCGTGTTGTAGGTGAGCGTGTAGCCCAGCGCCGAGGTCAGGGTCTTGCCGTTGGCAAGCTCCCTGCGCACTGGCAGCGAGGCTTCGCCATCGTTGTAGCAACCGAGGCCACTGGTCGAGCTCAGGTCGATGCCGTTGGCGGCCGCGTAGGCCGGGCTTGGATTGAACGCCCCGCTGGCCGGATTGTTGTTACAATTCGCCAGGTAGCTCGGCAGCGTGATTTCCTGCTGGTAGATCGAGTAGCGCAGCTGCAGCGACAGATCTTCACGCAACGAGAAGCCGAGGCGCGGCGAGAAGCCGAGCGTCTTGGTGCCGTAGGAGATGTAGTTGTTGGCGAGCTGCTGGCGCTGATAGAGGTCGAGGCCGAGCGCGACGCGGTAGTCGAGCAGATAGGGTTCGACGAACGACAGCGAGTAGCCTCGGGCATACTGGCCGTAGGTCACCGCCGCCTTGGCGAACAGGCCGCGGCCGAGCAGATTGCGCTCGGAGACCGAGACTTCGGCCAAAGCGCCGTCGGTGGTGGAGTAACCGCCCGAGATCGAGAAGTCGCCGGTCGATTTCTCTTCCATGTCGACGACCAGGATCACGCGATCGCTCGACGAGCCCGGCTCGGTCGTGATCTTCACGCTCTTGAAGTAGTCGAGGTTCTTCAGGCGCCGCTCGGCACGATCGACCAGGGCGCGGTTGTAGGCATCGCCCTCGGAGATGTCGAACTCGCGGCGGATGACGTAGTCGCGGGTGCGCGTGTTGCCGCGCAGGTTGATGCGCTCGATATAGGTGCGCGGGCCCTCGTCGATGTTGAACACGACGGAGACGGTGTGCGCCTCGAAGTTGCGGTCGCCGCCGGGACGGACCACGGCGAAGGCGTAACCGCGGCGCGAGGCCTCGATCTGCATCTCCTCGACCGATTTTTCGACCGATTCGACGTTGTAGAGCGAGCCGGCATGGACGCGCGAATAGCCGCGCATCGACGATGGATCGAAGTTCGGGATGCTGGAGCGGAAGTCGACCGAGCCGACGCGGTACTGCGCGCCTTCCTCGATCTTGAAGGTGACGTTGAAGCCCTTCTTCTCGGGGTCGTATTCGGTCAGCGCAGCCACCACCTGGACGTCGGCGTAGCCGTTCTTGAGATAGAAGCGGCGGATCAGGTCGCGGTCGGCTTCGACGCGGTCGGGATCGTAGACGTCACCGCTGCCGAGGAAGCTCAGCAGGTTCGTCTCGCGCGTCTTGATGACGTCCCGGAGGCGGTAGGACGAGAACGCGTTGTTACCGACGAACTCGATCGACTTGACGCCGGTCTTCACGCCTTCCTCGACGGTGAAGATGAGATCGACGCGGTTGTTCGGCTGCTCGATGATCTCGGGCGTGACGCGCACGTCGTAGCGGCCGGACCGGCGATAGATCTCGGCGATTCGCAGCGTGTCGGACTGCACCATGGCGCGGGAGAAGGTGCCGCGCGCCTTGGACTGCACCTCAACGGTGAGCTGCTCGTCCTTGATCTTCTTGTTGCCCTCGAAGGCGATCCGGCCGATCACCGGGTTTTCGACCACCGAAACGACGAGCTGGCCGCCGGGACCGCGGTTGATCCTGACGTCCTGGAACAGGCCGGTCTCGATCAGCGCCTTGAGGCCGTCGTCGATCGCGCCTTGATCCAGGCGACCGCCCGGACCCGGCTTGAAATAGGAGCGGATCGTCTCCACCTCGACGCGGCGATTTCCCTGGACGGAAATCGACTGAACGGTCTGAGCGAGCGCAGACGAAGACACAAAAACAGCCCCGACCGGGGCAACCACCGGCGCGCCGAACATGATCAGGGTTGCGAGCAAGCCCCCCCGGAGTCGCAGTCCAAACTTCATCGCGCAACGCGCCCTTATCATTCCGTGCCAGACCCAACCCCAACGCCGGTCCGGAGATTCCCCAAGTCGAGGCCGCTTGTAGCCAATTTCGCCGACGCCGCAAACGGCCGAAAGCGTCGTGATTTCAATTTCATTCCAAGACGTTGCTCAACAGCAACGCCACAAAAAAGCCTCCATCAAGATGCCGCCATCCGCAGGATGTCGTTGTAGGTCGCAAACACCATCAGCATCAGCACCAAGCCGAGCCCGATTCGGAACCCCATCTCCTGGGTCCGCTCGGACAGCGGCCGGCCGCGGAGCACTTCCGCCGCGTAGAACATAAGGTGGCCGCCATCGAGCAGCGGGATCGGGAACAGGTTCAGCAGACCGATCGACACCGACAGCACCGCGCACAGGTTGATCACGAACTGGAACCCGGCGCTGGCCGCCTGCCCCGACATCTTCGCGATTCCCAGGACGCCGCTGACCTCGTTGGGATTGCCTTGCCCGACGAACAGCGAGCCCAGGAACTTGAAGGTGCTGGTGATGATGAACCAGACCTGCTCGACCCCGATCTTGAGTGCCTCGCCGATGCCCACCGGCGCGGTCGAGGCCTCGCCGGCCTGCGCCTTGTGCTCGATGCCGAGCACGCCGAGACGGTGGCTGTTGCCGAACGGATCCTTGCGCTCAAGCAGCGCCGGGGTCGCCGTCAGCGAGACGATGGTACCGTCCCGCTTCACCTGGAAGGCAAGCGCCGAACCCGCGTTCATAGCAACGATTCGCTGCATGTCGGCAAAGCTCTCGATCGGCTTGCCGTCGATCTGGACGACCACGTCCCCGACCTTGAAACCTGCCGCAGCCGCAGCGCCGTCGGCAACGACGCCGTCGACGCGCGCGATCGTGCTCGGCTTGCCGTAATACAGCGCCATGCCGGCGAAGATCAGCGCACCCAGGATGAAGTTGGCGATCGGGCCGGCCGCAACGATGGCGGCGCGCGGGCCGACCTTCTTGTGGTGGAAGCTGCCGGAGCGCTCCTCGGCCGTCATGGATGCAAGCGTCTGCGCGGACGGGGTCGAGGCCTCGCTCTCGTCGCCGAAGAACTTGACGTAGCCGCCGAGCGGGATCGCCGACACCTTCCAGCGGGTGCCATGGCGGTCGTTGAAGCCGATCAGCTCGGGGCCGAAACCGAGCGAGAAGGTCAGCACCCGCACGCCTGCCCAGCGCGCGACCAGAAAGTGGCCGAGCTCGTGGAAGAACACGACGATCGTCAGGACGAACAGGAAGGGAACCGCGTAGCCCAGGACCCCATGGCTCAACGTATTGAAACTATGGGTGAAAAAATCGATCATCGAATTCCCTCTTCCAGCGCCGCAAGGCCCTGGTCCGAACCAACTAGGATGCCTTTAAGGCAATTTGAGGCAATAGGGCGGCAGCCCTATTTCGCGCAACATGGTCAACAGAGATTGCATCGTCGGCGGACGTCAGCGGTGCCTGGTTCCCGCTGCGGATCCAGTCGTCCAGCGTCGCCTCCACCAGCCGGGCGATCGCGCCGAACCGGATCTTGCCGGCGATGAAGGCGGCGACCGCGACCTCGTTGGCCGCGTTGTAGACCGTTGTCGCCCCCTTCCCGGTCCTGAGCGAATCGAACGCCAGGCGCAGGCCGGGGAAGCGCTCGAAATCGGGCGCCTCGAAGGTCAGCTGGCCGATCTTGGCGAGGTCCAGCTTGGCCGCCGGCCCCTTGATCCGGTCGGGCCAGCCGAGGCAATGCGCGATCGGGGTGCGCATGTCGGGCGCGCCGAGCTGGGCCACCACCGAGCAGTCGGAGAACTCGACCATGCCGTGGATGATCGACTGCGGATGAACGAGAACGTCGATCTCCTCGGGCGCGAGCGCGAACAGATAGGACGCCTCGATCACCTCGAGGCCCTTGTTCATCATCGAGGCGGAATCGATCGTGATCTTCTGGCCCATGCTCCAGTTCGGATGCTTCAGGGCCTGCGCGAGGGTCGCCTGCTCGATGTCCGCCGGCTTCCAGGTGCGGAATGGGCCGCCCGAGGCCGTGATGATGACGCGGACCAGTTCGTCGCGATTGCCGGAGCTCAGCGCCTGGAACAGCGCATTGTGCTCGGAATCGGCCGGCAGGATGCAGGCGCCCGCCTTGGCGGCACGCTGCATGAAGAAATCACCGGCGCAAACCAGGCATTCCTTGTTGGCCAGCGCCACATGCGCGCCGCGATCGACCGCCGCCAGTGCCGGCTTCAATCCGGCGGCGCCGCTCACGGCCGCCATCACCCAGTCGGCCGGACGGGCGCCGGCTTCGATCACCGCGCCTTCGCCGGCCCCGCATTCCGTGCTCGTTCCCGCCAGTGCGGCCTTGAGCTCGGCGAATTTGGAGGCGTCGGCGATCGCGACATAACGCGCGGAAAATTCCTTTGCGAGCTTCGCCAGCGCCGCGACATTGCCGTTCGCCGTCAGCGCTTCGACGCGGTAGCGCTCGGGCGAGGCCCGCAGCAGATCCATCGTGCTGTCGCCGATCGAGCCGGTGGCGCCGAGAACCGTGACGCTGCGGACGGATGACGCCGCAGCCTTGTTGTTTCGCAATGGGACCGCGCTCATATCCTCACCAAACCATAAGACCGCTTCCGGCGCTATGCACACCATGGCGGAGAAAGCCGATAATCCAAGCCGCCAGGATGGCGGCGACAAAGCCGTCCAGGCGGTCCATTAGCCCGCCATGGCCGGGAATTAAGTGACTGGAATCCTTGACACCGAAGCGCCGCTTCACGGCGGATTCGAAGAGATCTCCGAGTTGCGACACCACCGACAGGACGGCACTGACCAGGAGCAGCGGAACTGCCTTGCCGATACCGCAGGCGGCAAAACCTCCGGCCACCGCAAGGCTCGCCACGAAGCCGCCGAGCGCGCCGGACCAGGTCTTCTTCGGGCTTACGCGCGGCCAGAGCTTCGGCCCGCCGATGCTGCGGCCGGCGAAATAGCCGCCGATATCGGTCGCCCACACCACGAGCAGCACGAACATCAGCGCGGAGAAGCCGTTGACGAGGTCCTTGCGCAGCAGGATCGAGGCCAGCAACGCCGCCGCTGCGTAGGCAAAACCGGTCGCGGCCCAGACGAACTTGCCGCGCGCGATCAGCGTCACGATCGCGCC contains:
- the lpxB gene encoding lipid-A-disaccharide synthase yields the protein MMQSRDPKRRICLIATEESGDRLGSALMKVLRQRLGDGVEFVGVGGRTMAREGLESLFPIEELSIVGFAAVVQQLPKILRLIRQTVDAVLEAAPDALVIIDSPDFTHRVARRVRAKNSAIPIVDYVSPQLWAWRPGRARTMLGYVDHVLGLLPFEPEEYRKLGGPPCSYVGHPLIEQLSSLRPSAEEQARRNGEPPVLLVLPGSRRSEVRHHLGVFGATIGRLQAEGCVFELMLPTMPHLEATIREGIASWPVKPSIVIGENEKRAAFRIAHAALAKSGTVTLELALSGIPMVTAYRVGAIEAFILRRAIRVSSVILANLVFGRDVIPEYLQEDCTPEKLAPALHDVLTDSPLRRQQVEAFAQLDRIMSTGNKSPSVLAADVVLATMRQGRRGS
- a CDS encoding LpxI family protein, whose protein sequence is MTSAASQVSSPVGIVAGGGAMPFAVADSLAARGITPVLFPLRGACDPARVEKFRHRWISVGQLGRAMRLFREEGCRDLIFIGTLVRPSLAEIRFDVKTLRLLGNVIRAFRGGDDHLLSGVGRLLEQDGFRMVGIKDVAPDLLMPEGCISRAWPNDNSKADIERGRAVLTALGPFDIGQAAVVIDGHVVAVEDIEGTDALLARVARLREEGRIRAAAGRGVLVKAPKSGQDLRFDLPTIGPRTLEGVAAAGLAGIAVIAGNTIAAEPQAMIALANAKYLFVIGLPA
- the lpxA gene encoding acyl-ACP--UDP-N-acetylglucosamine O-acyltransferase produces the protein MSRIDPTARVADGAVIGEGTEIGPYCIIGPNVVIGANCKLIGHVHVTAQTSIGDDCTIYPFASLGTPPQSLSYRGELTKLKIGSGCTIRESVTMNAGTVAGGGITTVGDRGYFMNCSHVGHDCHVGNDVIFATSATLGGHCEIGDFVFIGGLSAVHQFTRIGPQVMVGGVCGVRDDIIPFGLVNGQYAVLEGLNLIGMKRRKFTKQRLATVRGFYQKLFLGPGTFAERLEASRPLAGEDPAIAEILDFIGKGKRPLCLPAIAK
- a CDS encoding KTSC domain-containing protein, coding for MVRALALLLAQLAAAPIVSETVETGDRRPVDLAAFECRDINRSTVLQRVCYDRARHALVVATGGSYVRYCGVAAETVDRLLGAPSMGQFFNRHIRREAAGGRYDCSA
- the fabZ gene encoding 3-hydroxyacyl-ACP dehydratase FabZ, giving the protein MTAESPVKFELVDINAILQTLPHRFPMLLIDRVINIRADYSGIGIKNVTFNEPAFQGHFPERPVYPGVMMIEAMAQTAGVIGIKSVEGTEKPRAVYFLTIDKCKFRKPVLPGDTIEYHMRSLGRRKAMWWFHGDAKVNGVVVAEADVGAMLTD
- the lpxD gene encoding UDP-3-O-(3-hydroxymyristoyl)glucosamine N-acyltransferase, which gives rise to MAQPIFFTKPPALGLADIATLAKAELVDPGRGGHVITGLASLDEAGPMHLAFFDNLKYADELKATKAGACLVSPRFEAQVPAHVAVLRVAQPFRAFVRIAREWHGDALRPQSWVGNDGIAPSAIIDPSARLEDGVIVDPLAVIGPDVEIGSGTVVGVGAVIGPGVKIGRDCNVGARTVIQCALIGNNVLIHPGCSIGQDGYGFIFFGPEGHLKVPQTGRVLIQNDVEVGAGTTIDRGSLRDTVIGEGTKIDNQVQIGHNVTIGRHCLLAAQIGLAGSLTIGDNVALGAKVGINNHLKIGDGAQVTAMSGVKDDIPPGGRWGGFFAKPTKQWFKEIIAVERLVRDSKADAKDEGRE
- the bamA gene encoding outer membrane protein assembly factor BamA, producing MKFGLRLRGGLLATLIMFGAPVVAPVGAVFVSSSALAQTVQSISVQGNRRVEVETIRSYFKPGPGGRLDQGAIDDGLKALIETGLFQDVRINRGPGGQLVVSVVENPVIGRIAFEGNKKIKDEQLTVEVQSKARGTFSRAMVQSDTLRIAEIYRRSGRYDVRVTPEIIEQPNNRVDLIFTVEEGVKTGVKSIEFVGNNAFSSYRLRDVIKTRETNLLSFLGSGDVYDPDRVEADRDLIRRFYLKNGYADVQVVAALTEYDPEKKGFNVTFKIEEGAQYRVGSVDFRSSIPNFDPSSMRGYSRVHAGSLYNVESVEKSVEEMQIEASRRGYAFAVVRPGGDRNFEAHTVSVVFNIDEGPRTYIERINLRGNTRTRDYVIRREFDISEGDAYNRALVDRAERRLKNLDYFKSVKITTEPGSSSDRVILVVDMEEKSTGDFSISGGYSTTDGALAEVSVSERNLLGRGLFAKAAVTYGQYARGYSLSFVEPYLLDYRVALGLDLYQRQQLANNYISYGTKTLGFSPRLGFSLREDLSLQLRYSIYQQEITLPSYLANCNNNPASGAFNPSPAYAAANGIDLSSTSGLGCYNDGEASLPVRRELANGKTLTSALGYTLTYNTLDNNKNPTDGLLIDFRQDFAGVGGDVSYLKTVADGKYYAPLVSDIVGLVRLQGGILTKMNDDLRMLDHFQMGPNLVRGFAPNGIGPRDLNPFGSRDALGGTKYWGASLELQMPFWFLPKEVGLKGAVYADAGGLYDYKGPTSWTTTNEVNAPGCIPSSINPSTTGTCTGLVYDDSKVIRSSVGVGLIWQSPFGPLRFDYAVPLSKGKYDRTQEFRFGGGTTF
- the rseP gene encoding RIP metalloprotease RseP; protein product: MIDFFTHSFNTLSHGVLGYAVPFLFVLTIVVFFHELGHFLVARWAGVRVLTFSLGFGPELIGFNDRHGTRWKVSAIPLGGYVKFFGDESEASTPSAQTLASMTAEERSGSFHHKKVGPRAAIVAAGPIANFILGALIFAGMALYYGKPSTIARVDGVVADGAAAAAGFKVGDVVVQIDGKPIESFADMQRIVAMNAGSALAFQVKRDGTIVSLTATPALLERKDPFGNSHRLGVLGIEHKAQAGEASTAPVGIGEALKIGVEQVWFIITSTFKFLGSLFVGQGNPNEVSGVLGIAKMSGQAASAGFQFVINLCAVLSVSIGLLNLFPIPLLDGGHLMFYAAEVLRGRPLSERTQEMGFRIGLGLVLMLMVFATYNDILRMAAS
- the dxr gene encoding 1-deoxy-D-xylulose-5-phosphate reductoisomerase, coding for MSAVPLRNNKAAASSVRSVTVLGATGSIGDSTMDLLRASPERYRVEALTANGNVAALAKLAKEFSARYVAIADASKFAELKAALAGTSTECGAGEGAVIEAGARPADWVMAAVSGAAGLKPALAAVDRGAHVALANKECLVCAGDFFMQRAAKAGACILPADSEHNALFQALSSGNRDELVRVIITASGGPFRTWKPADIEQATLAQALKHPNWSMGQKITIDSASMMNKGLEVIEASYLFALAPEEIDVLVHPQSIIHGMVEFSDCSVVAQLGAPDMRTPIAHCLGWPDRIKGPAAKLDLAKIGQLTFEAPDFERFPGLRLAFDSLRTGKGATTVYNAANEVAVAAFIAGKIRFGAIARLVEATLDDWIRSGNQAPLTSADDAISVDHVARNRAAALLPQIALKAS
- a CDS encoding phosphatidate cytidylyltransferase, giving the protein MSEHDSAPVGAKPAPSNLVMRILAALVLAPLAIAIAYAGGWLWALLVTLVSIGLFAEWLTVVGAASVALTGAGTVVIAMMGAAVAFGGLKTSIVVGLVGGAIVTLIARGKFVWAATGFAYAAAALLASILLRKDLVNGFSALMFVLLVVWATDIGGYFAGRSIGGPKLWPRVSPKKTWSGALGGFVASLAVAGGFAACGIGKAVPLLLVSAVLSVVSQLGDLFESAVKRRFGVKDSSHLIPGHGGLMDRLDGFVAAILAAWIIGFLRHGVHSAGSGLMVW